The Tamandua tetradactyla isolate mTamTet1 chromosome 6, mTamTet1.pri, whole genome shotgun sequence genome contains the following window.
ACGTGTGGCACACTCCTCATACCACACATGGGCACAAATATTTGCCTTACTCACATGGGCTGGGGTGAAGATGCCATTTCCATAGGAGAAACCACACGTCCAGAACTTCTACAGCAGCCGCTGCCTGAAACAGGAGTAACAGAAGCATCCAGCTTTTGCTGTTCTGGCTTTCCAGGACAAGCATACGCTGAAAAAGGGGTCAGCACCCAACTTGTCCCCAGTAATGACGTGGGAGACACCCGCCATCCCAGAGAGTTTGGCCCCGCCGCCGGCTTCCCCTTCCTGCCTGGGTTAATGACAGCAGGCTGATGTTTGCCATGATGACAGGCCTTTGGGAAGATGTATTTTTACCCTCTGGACAAATAGCAGCTGGGACGAGTGGGGCTTTTTTATGAGTTGAGGTACTCTGGACCAGAAAATAAATAGCCAGTTAATAAGACAGTCATATGGAAACTGACataaataataacaaagaaaacaTCCTGTCCTCTGGTGGCAACACCCTGAAGTGAGGGGGTATAAAAGCTGCTGCTCAGCCGGCCACCGCCAGACTTGGGGAACTCTGGCCGCGCTCCTGACCTGCGACCTGACCATCCGGGACCATGGGGTGCTGCCCAGGGGACTGCTTCGGCTGCTGCCCTCAGGAGCAAGACTGCTGTGAGGTGTGCTGCTGCCAGCCCTCCTGCTGCGGCTGCTGCGGCTGCTGCGGCCCCTGCTGCGGTTCCGGCTGCGGGGGCTCCAACTGCTGCGGGGGCGGCGGGGGCTGTGGGGGTTGCGGGGGCTGCTGCGGGGGCTGTGGGAGCGGCTGCGGGGGCTGCTGCGGCGGCTGCTGTGGCTCCAGCTGCTGTGGCTCCAATGGGTGCTGTGGCCCCGTCTGCTGCCAACCCACGCCTGTGTGCGAGACGAAATGAAGACTTTGGTGACCACCCCTGGAGCCCACCCAGTGAAAGACTCCATCTGCTCCAGACGGAGACCCCCTTGTCTCCAGGACTTTCCAGGACCTTCCAGGACCTTCCATGCCTCCAAGACAGTGTCCTGCCTCCCATGCTATTTGCAGAGGAGGACTCATTCTCTAATGCCTGTCCTGGTGTTTCGAGGCACTGAGAACGAGAGTCAGGCTGGTGAGAAATAAAAACCCCGTCCCACCCCAGGGGATTCCCAGAAACCCGAAGGGTGATTCCCCGCGACTGCATTTTCACGAAACGAATGTCTTGTCGCTGGGCATTCTTTTATTCGCAATGTCTTTGGGACACGGACCCTTCTCTCCAGCTTTCTGCTACTTCGTTAACCTCTGAATAAATTCAGACATGCTGGCACAACTGAACTAGTTCTCTGCCTTTTCCTTCATCTTTATCCGTGGTCTGGGTCAGGAAAATTTACATGGCCATCAAACTAGGGCTTTTGAAACGTGGCTTGTGAATcacctgcatcagaatcacctgggtggggggatgggggaatTAAAACTGGAGATTTAGGGGCTCTTCCTGAGATTTACGGAATAAGAATCCATAGGGGAGTGGCCTGGGAACCTGTGTTTTTTGTAAGAACCCCAGATAATCCTTATACACTAAAGTTCGAGCACTGCAGTGTAGACTAAAGTTCCCAGGGATGCGTGGGGTTCACTTggggagtttttaaaaagtctcgATTCCTGAGCTTTATGCTGGAGACATACAAGCTCTAGAGTGGGCGCCCTGGCACCTGCATATTTCAGAGTTCATGGGGAAATGCCGATATGGGCCATGTTTCACCTCAAGGGCGGGGTGTAACTTCCTTCTGCATTACAGACCCCCTAAGGCAGAGGCCTTCAGGTCTGGTCAGAACTTTCTGGCAAAGTCAGGGTAGGAAGCTTTGGAAAACAAGTATGGTTCTGATCGGAAGGGGTTCCCATGGCAAAGCTTTGTGAAATCCCAGTTTCTAAGGATGTTCTGGGCAATCCAGTTTCTTTGCCCAGTCTCACATTTCAGTGAGGTTTTTTGGGATAGGttccccccccacacccccaacaggaaccaaattcattccttcttcctgagTTCCAGGAATTAGAGGGGTGAGGGTATAGCTGCTGGATGACACCTGACTTAAGTTTTTGGGTATCCAAATGGAGAAGGCTTAAATTCAAAAGATCAATGTGATTCCACATCCTGCTGAATAtgatatttccttttcctcttcttttgttagagaagttgtaggtttacagaaaaatcatgcctgAAATATTAAGTTCCTATATAAtaccctattattaaaaccttgcgTTTATGtagtgcatttgttacaattaatgacaaacattttaatatttttactattaaatatagtccatggtttattcTAGAGTTGACTATTTATGTCATATAGTcatatgaatttttaaacattttttattttggtaatataCATATaacttaaatttccccttttaaccacattcaaataataagtcagtactattaattatgttaataattttgtgctatcatcaccaccaccccttaccaaaacctttccatcatcacaaatagaaactctgtgcaatttaagcattagctccccattctctacctctGTTCTGGCCCCTAGTAtcttatattctagtttctgaatttACAggttgcttattctaattatttcacatcagtgagatcatataatttttgtccttttgtgtcttgcttatttcactcaatatgatgtcctcaggattcatccacattgtcacatgtatcagaattttattcctttttatggctgaataatattttattgtgcatatatgtcacattttgtatatctatttatcagttgatgggtGCTTGGGTTGCTTGCATcctttggaaattgtgaataatgtttctatgaacagaggtgtgcaaatatctgttcaagtaccTACTTTCAATTCTCAACACCTGGTATGTGTGAGACTGCCCAGTCGTATGATACTTttctacttaactttctgaggcactgccaaactgttttccacagtggctgcaccgtttTGAATTCCCAACAACAACGCTCAAGTGCTCCTATATCTCTACAACCTCTGCAAcacttgtagctttctttttaaaaagtagtagcTATTcaagtgggtatgaaatggtatcttattgtgatttcaatttgcatttccctaatagctaatgatactgagcatcttttcatgtgcgttttggctatttgtgtgtctttggagaaatggctttcacatcttttccccatttttaaattaggtttttgtcttttagttgtttAATTGTAGgccctctttatatattctggacattaaacacTTATCGGATATCtggtttcaaaatgttttctcccgTGGTTGTTATTctactttcctgataaagtcttttgatgtgcaaaagctgttaattttgatcaggtcacatttatctatttttctcttgttgcttgtgctttggatgtaacaTCTAAGAAATTATTGCCAAACACCAGgttctgaagatgtttctctatgtgTTCTTGATAGTTCTGAATCCATTTTGAATCTGTTTTTTGTATATGGGTGTGCAGTGGGGGCCCACCTTCATCCTTTTGCAAATGGACAccctgttttcccagcaccatttgttgatgaggctattctttccaaattgagtggacttggcaagcttgtcaaaactcagttggTTGTAAGTGTGGGGGTTGTGAAGAAATCTACTGGatgcttggggtggggatgggtgaaggggaaaggagggaggaaaagcaAAGAGGTGGAATCAGGTGGTTTCCAGGGGCAGTAGAATAAATCTTCTAGGGCAGGGTAAAGGCCAGCATCATGGGCTGAGCCTGGTGACATGTGGTTTTGACGAAGGAAGACTTCACAGAAAGGCTAGCCTGTTCAGGTGGATAAGGAAGAAGGGTAGCCTCGATCAGGGGCAGGCTGTGTGTGATCTATGGCAAGTGGCTTAAATACTCTGAACATCCCACCCCGATCCCAGTTTCTTCagctgggagaagaaagaatcctTGCCTCATGAGATTACTGTTCATATTAAATATGATCATGGCTATAAAGCATGGTCATTCAAAATCCAGTGCAGATGCCACCTCCCTCCCAGAGCACATCACCTCTCCCCTCTTCTATCTCTGCACATCTATTGTTGAGCTTATTATCATCATGTCATGagtttgcttgtctgtttgtctgtctgctGCATAGTGAGATTCAGAATGGGCAAGCTGATCTTCATGTGGGCGTTTTCTGTGCCCAGTCCAGGGCCTACCACAGAGGATTTGAAGATGgataaattataagtttattttttcttcccctgTTTGTGATGCTCAGAAACAGACCAACCAGCTTGGAGGCGATAATGCCTATTCTATGATGACCTGTAGCTCCAAGGATTCCAAATTTAGCAGGTCAATAAATAAACAGCTTCTTTATGGGTAGGTACACAACTTCCAGATCAACAAACCATGGCATAATAAGATGTTCCTTTGCAAACTGGCCcaaacaaaaatgaggaaaagatgcAGGGACCCAAAACAGCATGCACCAGCAAGGGAGTATAAAAGCAAGAAGGGCTTTAGAGTGCTGTCACAGTCAGCAGCTCCCTCTCAGCACTCACAAGGAAGCAGAGCATCTTCACCATGTCTGGCGACTGCTGTTCTAGGAAATGCCCCTCTGTGCCAGCCGTCTCGCTCTGCTCCAACGACGTGAGCTGTGGAGGGCCCATCTACTTGCCCAGTTCCTGCCGGAGCCAGACATGGCAACTAGTCACCTGTCAAGATAGCTGTCGATCAACTAGCTGTGGCCCACAATGCTGTCAACCTTCCTGTTCGGGGAGCAGCTGTGTTCAACCTGTGTGTTGCAAGTCTGTGATCTGTGAGCCCTCCTGTTCCGTGAGCAGCTGCACCCAACCTGTGTGCTTTAAGACTGTGATCTGCGAACCCTCCTGTTCGGTGAGTAGCTGCACCCAACCTGTGTGCTGTGAGGCCACCATCTGCGAGCCCTCCTGTTCCGTGAGCAGCTGCACCCAACCTGTGTGCTTTAAGACTGTGATCTGCGAACCCTCCTGTTCCGTGAGCAGCTGTGCCCAACCTTTGTGCTGTGAGGCCACCATCTGCGAGCCCTCCTGTTCCGTGAGCAGCTGCGCCCAACCTGTGTGCTGTAAGACTCTGATCTGTGAGCCCTCCTGTTCCGTGAGCAGCTGTGCCCAACCTGTGTGCTGTGAGGCCACCATCTGCGAGCCCTCCTGTTCCGTGAGCAGCTGTGCCCAACCTGTGTGCTGTAAGACTCTGATCTGTGAGCCCTCCTCTTCCGTGAGCAGCTGCGCCCAGCCTGTGTGCTGTGAGGCCACCATCTGCGAGCCCTCCTGTTCCGTGAGCAGCTGCGCCCAGCCTGTGTGCTGTGAGGCCACCATCTGCGAACCCTCCTGTTCCGTGAGCAGCTGCGCCCAGCCTGTGTGCTGTGAGGCCACTTCCTGCCAACCGGTTCTCTGTGTGCCCGTTTCCTGCCAGCCGGTTGTCTGTGAGCCCAACTGCTGCCCAGATGTCTGCACTGTGTCTAGTTCCTGCCAACCAGTGGTTTGTGAACCTGCTTGCTGTCAGCCGGTGTGCCCAACACCGAGCTGCTGTCCATCCATCTGCTCTGTGACCAGTAGCTCTCAGGCCGTCTGCTGTGACCCCAGTCCATGTGAGCCTTCTTGCTCAGAGCCTAGCATCTGCCAGCCAGCTAGCTGCATGGCCTTGGTCTGTGAGCCCATTTGTCTCCACCCTGTCTGCTGTGTTGCCAGCCCTTGTGAGCCACCTTGTGTCTCCAGCACTTGCCAAGAGGCCTCTAGTGTCTCCAGTATCTGTCAACCCATCTGCTCTGAGCCCAGTCCCTGCTCACAAAATGTCTGTGCGCCCAGTCCATGCCAGCCTACCCGCTATGTAGTCAAGCGCTGTCGGTCCGTCTGCTGTGAGCCTGTTTCCTGCACATCTACTTCCTGCCAACCTCTCTGTTGCCGTCCGGGGTCTTCAGCATCTGCCATCTGCAAACCAGCTTGCTCTAGGCCCACTTTCTACATCCCTAGTTCCTACAAACAGCCTTGCGGTACTTCAACTTCCTACCGTCCGATTTGCCGCCGAATCTACTCTGGACCCATCACGTACAGGCAGCCATACCTGACATCCATCTCCTACCGCCCTGCCTGCTACCGCCCCTGTTACTCCATCCTGCGCCGCCCAGCTTATGCCACTTCTTTGTCCTACCGCCCAGTCTGCTCCCGTGTGCCTTGTGCTGAGACTGACTCCTGTAAACGAGTTTGCAAGAAATCCACTTCTAGCCAACCAGACTGTGCTGAGTCAACTCCCTGCAAGTCGGAGGTCTCAGAGATGAGTCCCTGCGAGCCCACTGCTGCCAAACCTACCAGCCCAACAACCTGTGAGGCCTTGACCAGTCAACCTGCTGCCAGCAAGCCTGCTGACTCCTGAACTGATCTCAGTCCTGCAGAGCAAGTCACTAACTAGAGAGAAAACTTAACCGTACTACCAAAAGCTCATTCCTTATGACTTTGCTagaaccttttttttcttctgcaccATCACTCACCATCTGCTTATGTTCCAATGAACTCACCAGAAATGTCAATAGTCTACTGGCCTAAATGAAGGTCTCTTGGGCATTGAGAGGGTGATGTCCTGGGTTTCTGTCTGCTGCTGTGCTGCCATCAAGCTGAGAAGAGCTACTTCACCATCTCAAGTCCCTCCTGGCATAAAATCTTTTCTGCTCTTAAGTGTGTGCTTCCTTACTGTGCTCCTATTCCTTAGTGGCTTCTTGAATGAGATAAAGGTATTTAACTGTAGAATAAACATGGTAAAGTTGAAGTGACACACTGTTCTCGTTGCTTTTGTTATTGCCATATTCTGATCAGCTGACTTGCTTTGTCTTCAAGAGCAGCTTTATCCACCCATcaaaccatccatccatctgcctATCCTAATAGCATTATTAGATAGCTCTTAGGTTCTAGGGACTGTGTTAGGCTCTAGGATTGAAAAGACAAAAGTTTCAGTCCTTGAGAAGGACATGACTCTTAGGTAGGGCAACAGACAATCATTGCATATCATTATGAAAATTGCTAGTATGGAGGTAGGAACAGCGTACTATGAAGTCAGTAGGGCATGGGGGAAATTAGGGAAAAATTCATGGGGAATGTCATGCATGAGTTGAGTTGTTCAGGGCAAATAGGAATTAGCTGGTTAAAAACAGAGACGAGCTTTTCAGGTTGAGGAAACATGTACAAATGAATGGGACTTGTGAGTAAACTGTTCATTAGATGAGGCTTGGGCATAGGTGCCTGTGGAGTGGTGAACCATGAGGTTAGATAAGAAGATAATGACCTGCTCATGATGGGCCCTGCATATGAGACAGGGGCATAAGAGGTTGGTTGTGGGGATGATATGAATGCATCGAGAGACTGGGTTTTGGAAATGTTCCTTTGGCATCATCTGAGGGCTGAATGGAGGGGCATGGTCCTGGataggctgtgctggtttgaaattgttgtgtaccccagaaaaaccatgttctttaatcttaatGCAATACTATTGGGtgtgatctttttgattaagttgtttccatggaaatgtgacccacttaattgtgggtgggaacttttgattaagtggtttctatggagatgtgtctctacccattcaagtttGGTCACTTAGTGGCatcctttaaaaagaaaccatttttgggaaaagctttaaaGCTAacacaggcagagacctttggagatgaagaaagaaaacaccccaggggaagctgtttgaaatgagaagcccaAGGCctcagcagataccagccacatgtcttctcaGCTGATGGAGTTGTTCTAGACCCAttgggtcaaggtatcttttcatggatgccatggtttgaacatttttatagccttagaactgtgaacttgcaacttaagaaattccctttttaaaagccattccatgtatggtatattgcattccaggagctttagcaaactaaaacagaagccaGTAGCTGGGGGTCCACAGTGGGATGTAAACAAGAAATGTGAGTCATACTTACAATTAGATTAGGAGGTTTCATGTGAACTGGTCTTTTGTGGGAGTTTATGTGCTCTCAGCCTCTAAAAGACATATTCTTTGTACAAAGTCAATTCATATCCTCTTACAATCTCAAAGGACCGAGTATCTTCAATGAAGTCACCCCCTACACTTAGTTCATGGAATGAAAGGTTATCCCTTGTCCTCAAGATGCAGCTTGTACTATCACAAGAATAGGAGACAGTAGACTAGGGCTTTCAACTGCAGCACTATTAACA
Protein-coding sequences here:
- the KRTAP16-1 gene encoding keratin-associated protein 16-1, which encodes MSGDCCSRKCPSVPAVSLCSNDVSCGGPIYLPSSCRSQTWQLVTCQDSCRSTSCGPQCCQPSCSVSSCAQPLCCEATICEPSCSVSSCAQPVCCKTLICEPSCSVSSCAQPVCCEATICEPSCSVSSCAQPVCCKTLICEPSSSVSSCAQPVCCEATICEPSCSVSSCAQPVCCEATICEPSCSVSSCAQPVCCEATSCQPVLCVPVSCQPVVCEPNCCPDVCTVSSSCQPVVCEPACCQPVCPTPSCCPSICSVTSSSQAVCCDPSPCEPSCSEPSICQPASCMALVCEPICLHPVCCVASPCEPPCVSSTCQEASSVSSICQPICSEPSPCSQNVCAPSPCQPTRYVVKRCRSVCCEPVSCTSTSCQPLCCRPGSSASAICKPACSRPTFYIPSSYKQPCGTSTSYRPICRRIYSGPITYRQPYLTSISYRPACYRPCYSILRRPAYATSLSYRPVCSRVPCAETDSCKRVCKKSTSSQPDCAESTPCKSEVSEMSPCEPTAAKPTSPTTCEALTSQPAASKPADS
- the KRTAP17-1 gene encoding keratin-associated protein 17-1, with the translated sequence MGCCPGDCFGCCPQEQDCCEVCCCQPSCCGCCGCCGPCCGSGCGGSNCCGGGGGCGGCGGCCGGCGSGCGGCCGGCCGSSCCGSNGCCGPVCCQPTPVCETK